A part of Denitratisoma oestradiolicum genomic DNA contains:
- a CDS encoding HIT family protein, producing the protein MAYDPQNIFARILRGEIPCIPVHEDAHTLAFMDIMPQADGHTLVIPREPAETIFDLSPEAAHALIASTQKVARAVRAALEAPGILLAQVNGAAAGQTVPHVHFHIIPRRGGEPLGLHAAKMEDAEKLKSFAARIIACLDSN; encoded by the coding sequence TCGCCAGAATCCTCAGAGGTGAAATCCCCTGCATTCCGGTTCATGAGGACGCCCACACCCTGGCCTTCATGGACATCATGCCCCAGGCCGACGGCCACACCCTGGTGATTCCCAGGGAACCGGCAGAAACGATATTCGATCTATCACCGGAAGCGGCCCATGCCCTGATCGCCAGCACCCAAAAAGTCGCCCGGGCGGTGCGGGCGGCCCTGGAAGCGCCGGGCATCCTGCTGGCCCAGGTCAATGGCGCCGCCGCCGGCCAGACCGTGCCCCATGTGCATTTCCACATCATTCCCCGCCGAGGCGGCGAACCCCTTGGCCTTCATGCCGCGAAAATGGAAGATGCGGAAAAACTGAAAAGCTTCGCCGCCCGCATCATCGCCTGCCTCGACTCGAATTGA
- a CDS encoding ABC transporter ATP-binding protein translates to MNATPPIAEFRDIHFAHGPRQILRGINLKVPKGKIVAILGASGCGKTTLLKILGGQLVPAQGSAMMDGQMVHELDTDGLYALRKKIGVMQQLGGLFSDLSVFDNIAFPMREHTDLPEDLIHDLVLMKLHSVGLRGADQLMPAELSGGMARRVALARAIALDPLLLMYDEPFAGLDPISLNVIANLIRQLNDALGVSSIVVTYDVSESLKVVDYVYFIADGVVVAEGPTDEIAHSSDPFVRQFVDGRPDGPMAFHYPAVPMAEELAV, encoded by the coding sequence ATGAATGCCACACCCCCCATCGCCGAATTCCGCGACATCCATTTCGCCCATGGCCCGCGCCAGATCCTGCGGGGCATCAACCTCAAGGTACCCAAGGGCAAGATCGTGGCCATCCTGGGGGCCTCGGGCTGCGGCAAGACCACGCTCCTCAAGATTCTCGGCGGACAGTTGGTCCCGGCGCAGGGCAGTGCCATGATGGACGGCCAGATGGTCCATGAACTGGATACTGACGGCCTTTACGCCCTGCGCAAGAAGATCGGCGTGATGCAGCAACTGGGGGGGCTGTTCAGCGACCTCTCGGTCTTCGACAACATTGCCTTCCCGATGCGGGAGCACACCGACCTGCCGGAAGATCTGATCCACGACCTGGTGCTGATGAAGCTGCACTCGGTGGGCCTTCGGGGTGCCGACCAGCTGATGCCGGCGGAGCTTTCCGGCGGCATGGCCCGGCGCGTGGCCCTGGCCCGGGCCATCGCCCTGGACCCTTTGCTGCTGATGTACGACGAGCCCTTCGCCGGCCTCGATCCGATTTCCCTCAACGTCATCGCCAACCTGATCCGGCAACTCAACGATGCCCTGGGCGTCTCCTCCATCGTCGTCACCTACGATGTCTCGGAATCCCTCAAGGTGGTGGATTACGTCTATTTCATCGCCGACGGCGTGGTGGTAGCCGAAGGCCCGACCGATGAGATCGCCCATTCCTCGGACCCCTTCGTGCGCCAGTTTGTGGATGGTCGTCCCGATGGACCGATGGCCTTCCACTATCCCGCCGTGCCCATGGCTGAGGAACTGGCGGTCTGA
- a CDS encoding TetR/AcrR family transcriptional regulator produces MKQPTSRELQRQETFARVYETALEEFRRVGVDQTKVSEICLRAKVAKGTFFFHFPTKDHVLLERQRRISEAMAERIEHELSEAADAKVFLARLTDIVLEEHQAVGDLELVRQINLAIVRQGGSQRLSIVHTAFGNALSAQIRHLQQRGVLRKGIDAAKLADTLRLSFFGFLVNPQSSFDTSRPRIALLTSLLAEALMV; encoded by the coding sequence GTGAAACAGCCCACCAGTCGCGAGCTACAGCGCCAGGAAACCTTTGCCCGCGTCTATGAGACCGCCCTCGAAGAGTTCAGGCGGGTAGGCGTAGATCAGACCAAGGTCAGCGAAATCTGCCTGCGGGCCAAGGTGGCCAAGGGGACCTTCTTTTTCCATTTCCCCACCAAGGACCATGTGCTGCTGGAGCGTCAACGAAGGATCTCCGAAGCCATGGCGGAACGCATCGAGCATGAGCTCTCTGAGGCAGCCGACGCAAAGGTTTTCCTCGCCAGGCTCACCGACATCGTGCTGGAGGAGCACCAGGCGGTGGGCGACCTGGAACTGGTGCGCCAGATCAATCTGGCCATCGTGCGTCAGGGCGGATCCCAGCGCTTGAGCATTGTTCACACCGCCTTCGGCAACGCGCTCTCTGCGCAGATCCGGCACTTGCAACAACGAGGGGTCCTGCGCAAGGGCATCGACGCCGCCAAGCTGGCCGATACGTTGCGCTTGAGTTTTTTCGGTTTCCTGGTCAACCCCCAGTCCTCCTTCGACACCAGCCGGCCCCGCATCGCCCTCCTCACCAGTCTTCTCGCCGAAGCGCTGATGGTCTGA
- a CDS encoding acyl-CoA dehydrogenase family protein: MDFEFSEDEKQFLRDIGRFLEENHDPEVMDLHRENLAQLADTPTRRAFMKKLAARGWLGITWPVAYGGQDGQGFYEYLLNEKLSSVGAPQLGKGTGVVGKTLIKVGSEKLKREFLSKILNAEIEFALGYTEPSAGSDSAAMKLKAERSGEGWILNGQKSFTTSAHFADWYWVGVRTDPDAPKHHGITLFLLPMNHPGLTIQPMYTIGGERTNAVFFDNVFIPDDYRVGELNKGFQYIAEALDIERFGMFTFSPIRGRTELLCDYVKTAKRDGKPLKDDPVARQKIAQLATECEVARVLGIRFVDAALNATKTPTAEASHYKLYSTEFSRRLADATMDIIGPGSQLTADNHGAPIEGRAPGSYVLTVLETIGGGTSEVQRNIIATRKLGLPKNF, translated from the coding sequence ATGGATTTCGAGTTTTCAGAAGACGAGAAACAGTTCCTCCGCGATATCGGCAGATTCCTCGAAGAAAATCATGACCCCGAAGTCATGGATCTCCATCGGGAAAATCTGGCGCAACTCGCCGATACACCGACCCGTCGGGCCTTCATGAAAAAGCTCGCCGCCCGGGGCTGGTTGGGAATCACTTGGCCTGTAGCCTATGGGGGGCAGGATGGCCAGGGTTTCTACGAATACCTCCTGAACGAAAAGCTTTCCTCGGTGGGTGCCCCTCAATTGGGCAAAGGCACCGGTGTCGTCGGAAAGACGCTGATCAAGGTCGGATCGGAAAAACTGAAGCGCGAATTCCTGTCCAAGATACTCAATGCGGAAATCGAATTCGCCCTCGGTTACACAGAGCCATCCGCAGGATCGGATTCAGCCGCCATGAAGCTCAAGGCTGAACGCAGCGGGGAAGGCTGGATTCTGAACGGGCAGAAGTCGTTCACCACGTCGGCACACTTCGCCGACTGGTACTGGGTCGGCGTGCGCACCGATCCCGATGCCCCGAAGCATCACGGCATCACACTGTTCCTGTTGCCCATGAATCATCCGGGACTGACCATCCAGCCGATGTATACCATTGGTGGAGAACGCACCAACGCTGTCTTTTTCGACAATGTTTTCATACCTGACGACTATCGCGTCGGCGAACTCAACAAGGGCTTCCAGTACATTGCCGAAGCGCTGGATATCGAGCGGTTCGGCATGTTCACCTTCTCGCCAATCAGGGGACGCACCGAACTACTCTGCGATTACGTCAAGACAGCAAAGCGCGACGGAAAGCCACTCAAGGACGATCCGGTCGCTCGCCAGAAAATAGCGCAACTGGCCACCGAGTGCGAGGTGGCCCGCGTACTGGGGATACGGTTCGTGGATGCAGCACTCAATGCGACCAAGACCCCGACGGCAGAAGCATCGCACTACAAGCTTTACTCCACGGAATTTTCGCGCCGTCTTGCCGATGCCACCATGGACATCATCGGTCCCGGAAGCCAACTGACCGCCGACAACCATGGCGCCCCCATTGAAGGACGAGCCCCGGGTAGCTACGTGCTGACGGTCCTTGAAACCATCGGCGGCGGCACCTCCGAGGTTCAACGCAACATCATCGCCACGCGCAAGCTCGGCTTGCCGAAAAACTTCTAG
- a CDS encoding TIGR03617 family F420-dependent LLM class oxidoreductase has product MKIYTTAPLEDPRKARTLYKELEDIGYDGGFSFEAKHDPFLALAVAAEHTTTLRLGTAIAIAFARNPMNLANLGYDMQSISGGRFVLGLGSQVKPHIEKRFSSTWSHPAERMREIVLAIKAIWNCWEGKGPLDFKGRFYTHTIMIPAFNPGPNPYGPPPIFTGGFGPLMTAVAGEAADGFISHPFNTRRSLLENTLPALQQGLTKSGRQRSDIEVMSATLVVTADTEEKLAASKLAARKQLAFYGSTPAYLPTLACHGWEGVHQELNRLSKEGRWDDMTDLIDDTILNEIAVVGERHEIAGKLRARLDGIADSVSITHNRCPDPGHWADVVRDLKKSA; this is encoded by the coding sequence ATGAAAATCTACACCACCGCCCCCCTGGAAGACCCCCGCAAGGCCCGCACCCTCTACAAGGAGCTGGAGGATATCGGCTACGACGGGGGCTTTTCCTTCGAAGCCAAGCACGACCCTTTCCTGGCCCTGGCCGTGGCCGCCGAGCACACCACCACCCTGCGTCTGGGCACGGCCATCGCCATCGCCTTCGCCCGCAACCCCATGAACCTGGCCAACCTGGGCTACGACATGCAGTCCATCAGCGGCGGCCGATTTGTGCTGGGCCTGGGCTCCCAGGTCAAGCCCCACATCGAGAAGCGCTTCAGCTCCACCTGGTCTCATCCGGCCGAGCGGATGCGGGAAATCGTACTGGCCATCAAGGCCATCTGGAACTGCTGGGAAGGCAAGGGTCCCCTTGATTTCAAGGGCCGCTTCTACACCCACACGATCATGATTCCGGCCTTCAATCCGGGGCCCAATCCCTATGGCCCGCCGCCGATCTTCACTGGTGGCTTCGGCCCCCTGATGACTGCGGTCGCCGGCGAAGCGGCCGACGGTTTCATCTCTCACCCCTTCAACACCCGCCGCTCCCTGCTGGAAAACACTCTGCCCGCGCTGCAACAGGGCCTGACCAAGTCTGGCCGCCAGCGTAGTGATATCGAGGTGATGAGCGCCACCCTGGTGGTGACCGCCGACACGGAGGAAAAGCTTGCCGCCTCCAAACTGGCAGCCCGCAAGCAACTGGCCTTCTACGGCTCCACCCCGGCCTATCTGCCGACCCTGGCCTGCCATGGCTGGGAGGGCGTCCATCAGGAGCTCAATCGACTGTCCAAGGAAGGCCGCTGGGATGACATGACCGATCTGATCGACGACACCATCCTCAATGAAATCGCCGTCGTCGGGGAGCGCCACGAAATCGCCGGCAAGCTACGCGCCCGTCTGGACGGCATCGCCGACAGCGTCAGCATCACCCACAATCGTTGCCCGGACCCGGGCCATTGGGCCGACGTGGTGCGGGATCTGAAGAAATCCGCCTGA
- a CDS encoding DUF1214 domain-containing protein, with translation MSDANHETTLRQAWADFCDELKRAGDIPFGPTVPAHVNDRSAGFEVLARNISLALNFQHDYADPLYPELIHYFDPVRKQGGDNTDAVYVGATINGSDTYRISGDRGSARYFAVTSVEKGQTPWGGKVAQTLFADDLQVDADSRFELMIGPARPDGYTGNWLRTTPETFRVTFRQFFADWESERPMKARIDRLTGDMSPPSPPTPERLAKQLLASAKWVNESIEFWIYMINMWKAIPNTFRSYKQLADQAIDATPGGEPMVAYWQLPTDEALIIRVRPPRCQYWAVEFGNFWWTTMDYRYRLSNTNCHYAQLEDDGELIVVIAHEDPGLPNWLDPSGYAEGYVCHRWMLADSCPVPQATQVKAAELFEHLPASVKRITPEGRRAQLAARRRGVINRFGNL, from the coding sequence ATGAGCGATGCCAACCATGAAACCACGCTGCGCCAGGCCTGGGCTGACTTCTGCGACGAGTTGAAGCGGGCCGGGGACATTCCCTTCGGCCCCACGGTGCCGGCCCATGTCAATGACCGCAGCGCCGGTTTCGAGGTCCTGGCCCGCAACATCTCCCTGGCACTGAACTTCCAGCATGACTACGCCGATCCCCTGTACCCGGAACTGATCCACTACTTCGACCCGGTACGCAAGCAAGGAGGCGACAACACCGACGCGGTCTATGTGGGCGCCACCATCAACGGCAGCGACACCTACCGCATCAGCGGCGACCGGGGCAGCGCCCGCTATTTCGCCGTCACCTCGGTGGAAAAGGGACAGACGCCCTGGGGCGGCAAGGTGGCCCAGACCCTCTTCGCCGACGACCTCCAGGTGGATGCCGACAGCCGCTTCGAGTTGATGATCGGCCCGGCCCGGCCCGATGGCTACACCGGCAATTGGCTGCGCACCACGCCGGAGACTTTCCGCGTCACCTTCCGCCAGTTCTTCGCCGACTGGGAAAGCGAACGCCCCATGAAGGCCCGCATCGACCGCCTCACCGGCGACATGAGCCCGCCCTCGCCGCCAACGCCAGAACGCCTCGCCAAACAACTGCTGGCCTCGGCGAAATGGGTCAATGAATCCATCGAGTTCTGGATCTACATGATCAACATGTGGAAGGCCATCCCCAACACCTTCCGCTCCTACAAGCAGCTGGCCGACCAGGCCATCGACGCCACCCCCGGCGGCGAGCCCATGGTCGCCTACTGGCAACTGCCGACGGACGAGGCCCTGATCATCCGGGTGCGCCCCCCCCGCTGCCAATACTGGGCGGTGGAGTTCGGCAACTTCTGGTGGACCACCATGGACTACCGCTACCGGCTGTCCAACACCAACTGCCATTACGCCCAACTGGAAGATGACGGTGAACTGATCGTGGTCATTGCCCACGAGGACCCGGGCCTGCCCAACTGGCTCGATCCCTCGGGTTATGCCGAAGGCTATGTCTGCCACCGCTGGATGCTGGCCGACAGTTGTCCGGTTCCCCAGGCCACCCAGGTCAAGGCCGCGGAATTGTTCGAGCACTTGCCAGCCAGTGTGAAGCGCATCACCCCGGAAGGACGCCGGGCGCAACTGGCGGCCCGACGCCGGGGCGTGATCAACCGCTTCGGCAATCTCTGA
- a CDS encoding sulfotransferase family protein: MSTDNPLDWTPPPRPDWLARVNEEGRGMDIASLVPLHPQELIDTAMANTGLSDFGKDEWREPFEVLVKAINEEAELNLFGRLMTRSDLLIWLQERLEIEEAYRRHPQIEDEIVDAPVFIVGQARSGTSILFELLSADSQFGAPMNWEIMFPCPPPEAATYRSDPRIACAQHLLTQWHRVAPSFLSMHELGATIPNECKVAMNCTFVTDNLTGLFQIPSYYAWLAQADLTVPYAYYKRMLKLLQWKNPRRHWLLKSPSHIESLPVLFQVFPDARVVYTHRDPIKARASVTNLLGTLYWMRSDKPFDAGSFERLMTPEAYAFSLNRIIDQLEAGEVSRAQVHDFLFSDLMHSPLEALTDLYRKMDLPFPDQARQAVANYLAHKPQGKFGQNVYRVGEQEQIARERIIFARYQQFHNVPNEV, encoded by the coding sequence ATGAGTACAGACAATCCGCTGGACTGGACACCCCCGCCTCGCCCCGACTGGCTGGCCCGGGTCAATGAGGAAGGCCGGGGCATGGACATCGCCAGCCTGGTTCCCCTCCATCCCCAGGAACTGATCGACACGGCCATGGCCAACACGGGACTGTCCGACTTCGGCAAGGACGAATGGCGGGAACCCTTTGAAGTGCTGGTGAAGGCCATCAACGAGGAGGCGGAACTGAACCTCTTTGGCCGCCTGATGACCCGCAGCGATCTCTTGATCTGGCTCCAGGAAAGACTGGAGATCGAGGAAGCCTATCGGCGTCACCCGCAGATCGAAGATGAGATCGTGGATGCGCCAGTGTTCATCGTCGGCCAGGCCCGCTCCGGCACCTCCATCCTGTTCGAGCTGCTTTCCGCCGACAGCCAGTTCGGTGCGCCAATGAACTGGGAGATCATGTTCCCCTGCCCACCGCCGGAGGCCGCCACCTACCGCAGCGACCCGCGCATCGCCTGCGCCCAGCACCTCTTGACCCAATGGCACCGGGTGGCGCCGTCCTTCCTCTCCATGCACGAGCTGGGCGCCACCATCCCCAACGAGTGCAAGGTGGCCATGAACTGCACCTTCGTCACAGATAACCTGACCGGCCTGTTCCAGATTCCCAGCTACTACGCCTGGCTGGCCCAGGCGGACCTCACGGTGCCCTACGCCTACTACAAGCGCATGCTGAAGCTGCTGCAATGGAAGAACCCGCGCCGCCACTGGCTATTGAAATCCCCAAGCCATATCGAGAGCCTGCCGGTGCTGTTCCAGGTCTTCCCCGACGCCCGGGTGGTCTATACCCACCGGGACCCGATCAAGGCCCGGGCCTCGGTCACCAACCTGCTGGGCACCCTGTATTGGATGCGCAGCGACAAGCCCTTCGATGCCGGCTCCTTCGAGCGCCTGATGACCCCCGAGGCCTACGCCTTCAGCCTGAATCGGATCATCGATCAGCTCGAAGCCGGCGAAGTTTCCCGGGCTCAGGTCCATGATTTTCTCTTCTCCGACCTGATGCACTCCCCCCTGGAGGCCCTCACCGACCTCTACCGGAAGATGGACCTGCCCTTCCCGGACCAGGCCCGGCAGGCGGTGGCCAACTACCTGGCTCACAAGCCCCAGGGCAAGTTCGGCCAGAACGTCTATCGCGTGGGCGAGCAGGAACAGATCGCCCGGGAGCGGATCATTTTTGCCCGCTATCAGCAATTCCACAACGTGCCGAACGAAGTCTGA
- a CDS encoding SDR family NAD(P)-dependent oxidoreductase, translated as MDLNMQGKTVIITGGSGGIGQGLVLEFAREGCNVVSASRDATTGEKLARQAADQGLAGQVLALATDVTQRASVEAMVAETLRRFGPVDALVNNAGGVAHPAAFAELDDEARRWEIALNIDGVVNCCQVVGRDMLARGQGSIINISSNSSLLGEAAAGVAHYGATKGFVNSLSKALAWEWAKQGVRVNNICPGWIVPHKSENVGDGSFWNRFGFEQLGKPEDMEKAREEGTLFNMSGLPIPRLGRPEDIAYLALFLASERSSYITGQLISVSGGAYMP; from the coding sequence ATGGATCTGAACATGCAGGGCAAGACTGTCATCATCACCGGCGGCAGTGGCGGTATCGGCCAGGGGTTGGTGCTGGAATTCGCCCGGGAGGGTTGCAACGTGGTGAGCGCCTCCCGGGACGCGACCACTGGGGAGAAGCTTGCCCGGCAGGCAGCCGATCAGGGTCTGGCCGGGCAGGTGCTGGCCCTGGCCACCGACGTGACCCAGCGGGCCAGCGTGGAAGCCATGGTGGCCGAGACCCTTCGCCGGTTCGGTCCGGTGGATGCCCTGGTCAATAATGCCGGCGGCGTCGCCCATCCCGCCGCCTTCGCCGAACTCGACGACGAGGCCCGGCGCTGGGAAATCGCCCTCAACATCGACGGCGTGGTGAACTGCTGCCAGGTGGTGGGCCGGGACATGCTGGCCCGGGGCCAGGGCAGCATCATCAACATTTCCTCAAACTCTTCCCTGCTGGGAGAAGCGGCCGCCGGGGTGGCCCACTACGGCGCCACCAAGGGCTTCGTGAACAGCCTTTCCAAGGCCCTGGCCTGGGAATGGGCCAAGCAGGGGGTGCGGGTGAACAACATCTGCCCGGGCTGGATCGTGCCCCACAAATCGGAGAATGTGGGGGACGGCAGCTTCTGGAACCGTTTCGGCTTCGAACAGCTGGGCAAACCGGAAGACATGGAAAAAGCCCGAGAGGAAGGCACCCTGTTCAACATGAGCGGCCTGCCCATCCCTCGCCTGGGCCGGCCCGAGGACATCGCCTACCTGGCCCTGTTCCTGGCTTCGGAGCGCTCCAGCTACATCACCGGCCAGTTGATCAGTGTCAGCGGCGGCGCCTACATGCCGTAA
- a CDS encoding DUF1214 domain-containing protein produces MQDDDIEKLTAAWDAFCDDLKAAGRIPLRPDIPDHPLDRAAGFQQLMRNISLAWQFHYEYRDPLFPELARYFDPTRKQGGDNSDCVYVGAQINGTDTYRIRGDRGSARYFSVVAVETGATPWGGRVANVLFGHQIETAPDGSFELWIGPEPRPGNWLPTTPDTFRITFRQYFADWETERPMRAQIDRVSTQLPAPLLSPAALARGLTDSIRWLRDSIEYWPEMLARWKPYRNQFLSYWQLEKNRIDATPGGDPLVCYWELPPDQALIIRVMPPEECVYWGVEFGNTWWETMDYRYRLSNTNMHYAVREDDGELIVVVSHEDPGVPNWLDCSGFAAGYVTFRWMLSEQQPIPQVTQIPLDELHQRLPPGVKHISPAERIEQLAIRRRGVTRRFGY; encoded by the coding sequence ATGCAAGACGACGACATCGAAAAACTGACGGCCGCCTGGGATGCGTTTTGCGACGACCTGAAGGCGGCCGGACGCATTCCCTTGCGGCCCGATATTCCGGACCACCCGCTGGACCGGGCGGCAGGCTTCCAGCAATTGATGCGCAACATCTCCCTGGCGTGGCAGTTCCATTACGAATACCGGGATCCTCTCTTCCCCGAGCTGGCCCGCTATTTCGACCCGACCCGCAAGCAGGGCGGCGACAATTCCGACTGCGTCTATGTGGGCGCCCAGATCAATGGCACCGATACCTACCGGATCCGGGGCGATCGCGGCAGCGCCCGGTATTTTTCCGTGGTGGCGGTGGAAACCGGTGCGACCCCCTGGGGCGGCCGTGTCGCCAACGTCCTGTTCGGGCACCAGATCGAGACCGCACCCGACGGCAGTTTCGAGCTCTGGATCGGCCCCGAGCCCCGGCCAGGCAACTGGCTCCCCACCACGCCCGATACCTTCCGCATCACCTTCCGCCAGTATTTCGCCGATTGGGAGACGGAGCGGCCGATGCGTGCCCAGATCGACCGCGTCTCCACGCAACTACCGGCGCCGCTGCTCTCGCCGGCCGCCCTGGCCCGGGGGCTCACCGACTCCATCCGCTGGCTGCGGGACTCCATCGAATACTGGCCGGAAATGCTGGCCCGCTGGAAGCCCTACCGAAATCAGTTCCTGTCCTACTGGCAGCTGGAGAAGAATCGCATCGATGCAACGCCGGGGGGCGATCCTCTGGTTTGCTACTGGGAACTGCCGCCGGACCAGGCCCTGATCATCCGGGTTATGCCGCCCGAGGAGTGTGTTTATTGGGGCGTCGAATTCGGCAACACCTGGTGGGAAACCATGGATTACCGCTACCGGCTGTCCAACACCAATATGCACTACGCGGTGCGGGAGGACGACGGGGAACTGATCGTGGTGGTATCCCACGAAGACCCGGGCGTGCCCAACTGGCTGGATTGCTCGGGGTTTGCCGCCGGCTATGTGACCTTCCGCTGGATGCTCTCGGAACAACAGCCGATCCCCCAGGTGACCCAGATACCCCTGGATGAACTGCACCAGCGACTACCTCCCGGCGTCAAGCACATCAGCCCTGCCGAACGCATCGAACAACTGGCCATCCGGCGCAGGGGTGTGACCCGGCGCTTCGGCTACTGA
- a CDS encoding sulfotransferase family protein → MSDSTLDWQPPPRPEWLARFNAEGQHTDLRSLVPLNADELIDTACRRTGLSDFGDNRWREPFEVLLKALEDEADLHYFGRLMTRNDLLIWLQALLGVQAAFTAHPEIADEVVDRPVIIAGLSRSGTSILFELLSQDSRFGLPRHWEMMFPYPPPERATYDTDPRIEHCQHLITQWNRVAPTYATMHEMDARLPNECIIAQACTFISEYIPFLFQVPSYMAWLGSKADWEYPYQFYKKLLQLWQWRNPRQHWLLKAPSHLNYLPTLFKVFPDAQVLLTHRDPLQAQASVTNLAGTFYWMRSDKPLDVAAFEGLLSPRHMAARLDQVIDWLESGSIPKKQCSNSLYADLVKHPLQALHKVYRQIGLSLDGEAERRMVHYLQNKPQGKFGAHRYGVGESDEVRRKRTLFRRYQAYFEVPDEAVI, encoded by the coding sequence ATGAGCGACAGCACCCTTGACTGGCAGCCGCCCCCGCGACCGGAATGGTTGGCCCGCTTCAACGCGGAGGGCCAGCATACGGATCTTCGCAGCCTGGTGCCCCTGAACGCGGATGAGTTGATCGACACAGCCTGCCGCAGGACGGGCCTGTCCGATTTCGGCGACAACCGCTGGCGGGAACCCTTCGAGGTTTTGCTGAAAGCGCTGGAGGACGAGGCCGATCTGCACTATTTCGGCCGCCTCATGACCCGCAACGACCTGTTGATCTGGCTCCAGGCACTGCTCGGCGTCCAGGCGGCCTTCACGGCCCACCCGGAGATTGCCGACGAAGTCGTGGACCGTCCGGTAATCATCGCCGGCCTCTCGCGCTCCGGCACCTCCATCTTGTTCGAACTGTTGTCCCAGGATTCCCGCTTCGGCTTGCCGCGCCACTGGGAGATGATGTTTCCCTATCCCCCGCCCGAGCGCGCCACCTACGACACCGATCCCCGCATCGAGCACTGCCAGCACCTGATCACCCAGTGGAACCGGGTGGCACCCACCTACGCCACCATGCACGAGATGGATGCGCGCCTGCCCAACGAGTGCATCATCGCCCAGGCCTGCACCTTTATCAGCGAATACATTCCCTTCCTGTTCCAGGTGCCCAGCTACATGGCATGGCTGGGCAGCAAGGCCGATTGGGAATATCCCTACCAGTTCTACAAGAAGCTGCTCCAGCTCTGGCAATGGCGCAATCCGCGCCAGCACTGGCTGCTCAAGGCACCGTCCCACCTGAACTACCTACCCACCCTGTTCAAGGTCTTCCCCGACGCCCAGGTGCTGCTGACCCACAGAGACCCGCTCCAGGCACAGGCTTCGGTGACCAACCTGGCCGGTACCTTCTACTGGATGCGCAGCGACAAGCCCCTGGATGTAGCGGCCTTCGAGGGCTTGCTGTCGCCCCGGCACATGGCGGCGCGACTGGATCAAGTCATAGACTGGCTCGAAAGTGGCTCAATCCCGAAAAAGCAATGTTCGAACTCCCTCTACGCCGACCTGGTCAAGCATCCTCTGCAAGCCCTGCACAAGGTGTACCGTCAGATCGGACTGTCTCTCGATGGAGAAGCGGAGCGGCGCATGGTCCACTACCTGCAGAACAAGCCCCAAGGCAAGTTCGGGGCCCATCGATACGGCGTGGGAGAAAGTGATGAAGTGCGCCGCAAACGCACCTTGTTCCGACGCTATCAAGCCTATTTCGAGGTACCTGACGAAGCGGTAATCTGA
- a CDS encoding nitroreductase/quinone reductase family protein, with protein MLLKLMLSPSGLALDRFLVKWIGHSLLNHLFARNAGFTARPALLLVTRGSKTGQPREVALPYFQLDGKLMIVGSRGGMPEDPYWAKNLRCNPDAAIYIQRKKRPVRARIAQGDERKTLWSQLEALVPTYGQYQAMTTREIPVVILEPA; from the coding sequence ATGTTGCTCAAGCTGATGTTGTCTCCTTCGGGACTGGCCCTGGACCGGTTTCTGGTGAAGTGGATCGGCCACTCCCTGTTGAATCACCTGTTTGCCAGGAATGCCGGCTTCACGGCGCGCCCGGCCCTGCTGTTGGTAACCCGGGGAAGCAAGACGGGCCAGCCCCGGGAAGTCGCTCTCCCGTACTTCCAACTGGACGGAAAGCTGATGATCGTGGGGTCCAGGGGCGGAATGCCGGAAGACCCTTACTGGGCCAAAAACCTGAGATGCAATCCAGATGCGGCGATTTACATCCAAAGGAAGAAAAGGCCGGTTCGGGCGCGTATCGCCCAGGGCGATGAACGCAAGACCTTGTGGTCCCAGTTGGAGGCTTTGGTGCCCACCTATGGCCAATACCAGGCGATGACGACACGAGAAATCCCCGTAGTCATCCTGGAGCCGGCGTAA